ATGAGCTGATGGCGTCGAGATAGCGGCGACCGTCGCAATCCTCGAGCCACACACCCCGGCCGCGGCGGATGGGGATCGGCGGCAGCGCCTCATGATCCTTCATCTGCGTGCAGGGGTGCCACAGCACGGCCCGATCGCGCAGCTGCCATTGCTTCGAGATTGATGTTTCGGTCGTCGGCACGGAATCTCCGCCGTGGTATGGGATCATCAAAATCTTTGCGAGTGATTGCGGAGCGATGGCTTCCGCTTGGAGGGGATTCAGCCGTCGAGACGGCTGGCGTGATCGCGCAGAATCTGCCCGCCCAACATGGCGGTGATGATCCGATCTTCCAGTTCGACGCGGGTGGCCAGTTGCTCGCCCAGCATCGACAGGTCTTCGGCCAGTTTGTCGAGCAGATGAAAGTTCCATTCGCCGCCGTAGCGATCGTTGAACTCCATGGCCGCATCGGTGGTTTTGGCGATGCGCTCATACACCTGGCGCGCGGCTTGCGCCACCGCCTGCCGGCGCTCCCTGCCCGTGACGATGCGATGGTAGAGATTGAAATGGCCCGCCGCGACATAATCAACCAGCATTTGGGTGAAATCCTGCAGGGCCTCATGCACCGGCTTGTCGACAGTGAACGGTTTCAATTCCAGCACTTCGCACATGGACACCAGCACCCCTCGTCGCTGCGTCAGCAGTCGATCGATGTGGCGGCGCGAACCTTGGCGGCGCCACGTCTGGCTTTGAGAAGGATCAGTCATGAACGACGTTCTGATTTTCCCGGCATTGTAACACCCCGATTCCGGCCGACAATCCACCCGGATTACGGTGGATCCGCCTCCAACTCTGATCCAAACGTCGTCCCGACCTTGCAAGGCCTTTGGACTGGAATGTTTCCAAGGCATCGGTCAAACTGAACATTCGCGGCTATAATTTTTCAAGTCATGAATATCCCGGGTTACAACATCCTCAAGCCCATCGGCATTGGTGGCATGGCCACGGCCTATCTGGCCGTGCAAACCTCGCTGCAGCGGCAGGTCGTACTCAAGGTTCTGCACAGTACCGAAGCCACCACTGAGGAAAGTGTCGAGCGTTTTATCAAGGAGGGACGCATCCTGGCGTCTCTAAATCACCCCAACATCATCACCATACACGACATCGGCATGGCGGATAAGCTTGTCTATTTGTCGATGGAGTTCGTCGAAGGCGGCGATCTCAAGGAACGCATCAGCAAGGGCGCGCTGCCCCCGGCCGAGGCCCTGTCCATCGTCAAGGGGATCGCCGCCGGTCTTTACGCCGCGCATAAAAACGGCGTCATCCATCGCGACGTGAAACCGGCAAACATCCTGTTCCACAAGGACGGCACGCCGCTGCTGACCGACTTTGGTATCGCCAAAAAAATGACCGCCAACGTCGATGAATTGACCCGCACCGGCACTTTCCTCGGCAGTCCGAATTACATGGCGCCGGAACAAGCCGAGGCCGGCCCCATCGACGGACGCGCCGATATCTATGCGCTGGGGGTCATCTTCTACGAGATGCTGACCGGTCGCAAACCCTATCAGTCGCCGTCGGTGATCAACGTCATCGTGCAGCACAAACAGGCGCCGATCCCCAAACTGCCGCCGGCCCTGCAGGGTTATCAGCCCTTGCTGGATTTGATGATGGCAAAGGATCGGCGCGATCGTTTTCGTGACGCGGAAAGCCTGCTGCATTTCATAGACAAATTCGAGCATGATCTGCGCACCCCCGCCGGCGCCGAGCCAGCGCCGGGGCGTGCCATCGGGCGTGCGCGTTCATATTCCCCGGGGCAGGGGGTGACGGGCCGCTGGCGTATTTCTGTTTTTTTGACCATCGGGTTCATTCTTTCCTCGCTGGCCTACGGCATTGTTTTTTATTATGCCCAGACGCTGAAAATTGTGCATGATTCCGG
This is a stretch of genomic DNA from Gammaproteobacteria bacterium. It encodes these proteins:
- a CDS encoding serine/threonine-protein kinase, producing MNIPGYNILKPIGIGGMATAYLAVQTSLQRQVVLKVLHSTEATTEESVERFIKEGRILASLNHPNIITIHDIGMADKLVYLSMEFVEGGDLKERISKGALPPAEALSIVKGIAAGLYAAHKNGVIHRDVKPANILFHKDGTPLLTDFGIAKKMTANVDELTRTGTFLGSPNYMAPEQAEAGPIDGRADIYALGVIFYEMLTGRKPYQSPSVINVIVQHKQAPIPKLPPALQGYQPLLDLMMAKDRRDRFRDAESLLHFIDKFEHDLRTPAGAEPAPGRAIGRARSYSPGQGVTGRWRISVFLTIGFILSSLAYGIVFYYAQTLKIVHDSGDQQPPKSVMQQDELANAAVIPKPAIQSQILPPVDVRTALIWLAEKSLEEYRLTSPPQNNAYYYYSRLLQMEPDSEQAKAGFQKIAARFALLAEREIARGHDDEAQRYLHIGLQLDPQNPQLRQLGALSTTPARKGLWQSITKYFQNSQAAAEKK
- a CDS encoding Rsd/AlgQ family anti-sigma factor: MTDPSQSQTWRRQGSRRHIDRLLTQRRGVLVSMCEVLELKPFTVDKPVHEALQDFTQMLVDYVAAGHFNLYHRIVTGRERRQAVAQAARQVYERIAKTTDAAMEFNDRYGGEWNFHLLDKLAEDLSMLGEQLATRVELEDRIITAMLGGQILRDHASRLDG